Below is a genomic region from Vibrio mimicus.
CGCTAGAGCTTCCGGTGCCACAAAGTAGAAGCGGTTGTTATCAAATTTAGCCAGCGCTTGCGCCAGTGAATGCACGGTGCGGCCATATTTTAAATCACCAACAAATGCGACATCGAGGTTATCGAGGCGGCCTTGGGTTTCGAAAATGGAGTAGAGATCGAGCAGGGTTTGCGATGGGTGTTGGTTTGAACCATCACCGGCGTTAATCACTGGGACGCCGTTAGAAAATTCAGACGCTAAACGCGCAGCACCTTCTTGCGGATGACGCATTACGAAAGCATCGACATAAGAGGAGATGACGCGTACTGAGTCGGCTAGGGTTTCACCTTTCTTCGCCAGTGAAGTGTTGCCGCCGTTATCAAAGCCAATCACGCTGCCACCGATACGTTGGATTGCTGTCTCGAATGAGAGGCGAGTGCGGGTGGAAGGTTCAAAGAAACAGCTGGCCACGACCTTGTGCTTGATCAGCTCTGGATTCGGTTGTGCCTTCAGTTGGCCTGCGGTTTTCACAATCAACTCCAACTCAGCGCGTGAGAGTTCAGCAATGGAGATGATGTGCTTTTGGTAAAGCGAATTCGCCATGATCGTCTTCCCTATATTTTCTAACAGCCATAAAAAAGCCCCCCATAAGGGAGGCTTTAACAAATCGATGAGGGGAAAAACAGTGAGGCCAGTAAGCCAATTTGCTTACTACGATGGACACTGCTTTGAGCTGCACGCTGTGCAAATTTCATTGGCTACCCCTCAGACAAACGGTCGGCATTATACGCCGAAAGGCTGTGAGCGCAAGCGATTACATCACAGAGTCAGGGATATTAAATCAGTGGCACGCTATTGGCCTAAAGTGGCGACCATCACCGCCTTGATGGTGTGCAGTCGGTTTTCCGCTTCATCAAATACAATCGAGTATTCTGACTCAAACACCTCTTCGGTGACCTCTAATCCTTGCATGCCGTATTTGGCCGCAATCTCTTGGCCTACTTTGGTTTGGTCATCATGGAATGCCGGTAAGCAGTGCATGAATTTCACCTGCGGATTACCTGTTGCTTTGATCACATCCATGTTGACTTGATATGGCTTCATTAACGCAACCCGCTCATCCCACGCGTCTGCGGCTTCTCCCATAGAAACCCATACATCGGTGTAAAGGAAATCACAGTCTTTTACGCCTTCTTGAACCTCTTCGGTCAAGGTGATTTTGGCACCAGTTTGCTTGGCAATTTCTTGGCAGGTTGCCACTAAGGCATCGTTTGGCCAGTACGCTTTCGGCGCGACTAAGCGAATATCCATGCCCATTTTCGCTGCGCCCACCATCAGGGAATTGCCCATGTTGTTGCGTGCATCGCCAAGGTAAGCAAACTTCATTTCATGTAACTGCTTACCGCGTCCATGCTCTTGCATAGTGAGAAGGTCGGCCAAGATCTGCGTGGGGTGAAACTCATCCGTTAAGCCATTCCACACTGGCACACCCGCGTATTGTCCGAGCACTTCAACAATCTCTTGGCCGAAGCCGCGATATTGAATGCCATCGTACATACGGCCTAGAACACGCGCGGTATCTTTCATCGACTCTTTATGGCCAATTTGCGAGCCAGAAGGGCCGATGTAGGAAACTTGTGCACCTTGATCAAACGCCGCCACTTCAAAGGCACAGCGAGTACGGGTCGATGACTTTTCAAAGATCAACGCAATGTTTTTGCCTTGCAGGGTTTTCTGCTCGGTGCCTGCGTATTTGGCGCGTTTTAGCTCGGCAGACAGATCCAGTAGGAAGTGGATCTCTTTTGGGGTGAAGTCGAGCAGTTTTAAAAAGTTGCGGTTACGTAAATTGAAAGCCATTTCCCTATCCTCGTTTGGCGATTCCAGTTGCGGACAGTAAAGCATGAAAATGCTGCAAAAGTGAATAAATATTTTAATCTAGGTAAAGAAAAGGCGAAGGGAGATAGATTTTGTGAGGCGAGATGCACATAACATCTCGCCAAAAGTGATTATAAATTCTCTTCGGCGAATTCAGCCAAGCGGCTGCGTACTACGCCATTGAGGTGGATGTTGGCGCTGCCTTCAAAGTTTTTGAAGCGCTCAACCATGTAGGTAAGGCCTGAGGTCACAGGGGTTAAATAGTGGGAGTCAATCTGCGCTAAGTTACCTGAGCAGACAATCTTGGTACCTTCACCACAGCGGGTGATGATGGTTTTGATCTGCGATGCGGTGAGGTTTTGACACTCATCGAGCAGCACGAAAGCGTTTTGGATTGAACGACCGCGCATAAAGTTGATCGATTTAAACTGAATGTTGGCTTTATCGCAGATGTATTTGAGCGAACTATCGGTGCAGTGATCATTTTTATGCAGCGCTTCTAAGGTATCGGTGACGGAAGCGAGCCACGGCATCATTTTTTCCTCTTCCGTGCCGGGTAGGAAGCCAATCGATTCGCCGATATCAGGGGTGTTACGAGTGACGATGATTTTATCGAACATTTTGCGCTCGACCGTTTGTTCCAGCGCTGCCGCCATTGCTAACAGGGTTTTACCGCTGCCCGCCGCACCGGTCAGGATCACCAGATCGATATCCGGATCGAGCAATGCGTCTAGCGCCA
It encodes:
- the pyrB gene encoding aspartate carbamoyltransferase, translated to MANSLYQKHIISIAELSRAELELIVKTAGQLKAQPNPELIKHKVVASCFFEPSTRTRLSFETAIQRIGGSVIGFDNGGNTSLAKKGETLADSVRVISSYVDAFVMRHPQEGAARLASEFSNGVPVINAGDGSNQHPSQTLLDLYSIFETQGRLDNLDVAFVGDLKYGRTVHSLAQALAKFDNNRFYFVAPEALAMPDYICEELDEAGVKYQVFSDMESVIPELDILYMTRVQKERFDESEYAHIKSAYILTAAHLSDARSNLKVLHPLPRVDEITTDVDKTPHAYYFEQVENGVYAREALLALVLNESL
- the argF gene encoding ornithine carbamoyltransferase, which codes for MAFNLRNRNFLKLLDFTPKEIHFLLDLSAELKRAKYAGTEQKTLQGKNIALIFEKSSTRTRCAFEVAAFDQGAQVSYIGPSGSQIGHKESMKDTARVLGRMYDGIQYRGFGQEIVEVLGQYAGVPVWNGLTDEFHPTQILADLLTMQEHGRGKQLHEMKFAYLGDARNNMGNSLMVGAAKMGMDIRLVAPKAYWPNDALVATCQEIAKQTGAKITLTEEVQEGVKDCDFLYTDVWVSMGEAADAWDERVALMKPYQVNMDVIKATGNPQVKFMHCLPAFHDDQTKVGQEIAAKYGMQGLEVTEEVFESEYSIVFDEAENRLHTIKAVMVATLGQ